The DNA region TTCCCCGTTATTCCCCCTTGCCAGTAAACAGCCGGTAACCCGCTCCGTTGGATAGAGGCATCCATGGAACCCGACGGTAGCCCAATGGACCGAGCTCTTGCCCTGCCTCATAGCCCTCAAGTGGTCGCCTTTGCAGAACTCCCGAAGGGGTCTGCACCGGAGGTCGATGCCGATCCCTTCCTTGTGTTGGTCGAGGAAGAGGCGGATGGCGGATCGAATAGGGGTGTCGGCTGGGACCCGGCTGTCGCGTTGCCGGCTGCGGACGCTCTCGCTCTGCTGACGATCCTCCCGGCCCGCGGCAGCGCCGTGTCGAACGGCGCCCATGTCCATAGCGAGCAGGGATCGGGGTCATCTGACCCTGAGGCGATGGCCGCCGATACGTCAGGCAAGACCAGGCCTCAGGCTGCCCCTGACACCCGGGCAATTGCGGTGGAACCTGTACCTGTTGCGACCGAAGGCGCACCTGATGGTCTGCCGATACAGGAGACGACCGCCGCCCCCAGTACGATCCCGGCACCGACAGGCGCTGGGCAGACGGGTGGAACGCAGACAGTCAGTGGGGACAGTGGAAGGCCAGACCCGGGCAGGCCAGACTTGGGGAGGCGAGAGGCGGAGAGAGCGGTTCCGAACTCGCAGACCCGCCCTCTCGGTGCCGACCAGGCTGAAGCCCAAGTCCCTGAACGGGCCACCCGCAATGCCTGGGTCAGGCCAATACCGGGGCCCGGCGCGGAGTTGTCGGGTTTGGCCAGAGTGGACCCAGTTGACCCACCTCGCATGTCAGACCCCGGAAGTCCTCCGCCCGATCCGCGCGCCAGTGGGCCGGCCCTTGTCTTGAGCCTGCGGTGGGTTCCCGATCCGGTCCCGCCGCCGCCGCCGACTTCCCTTGCCCAGGCGACCCAAAGCCAGGCAGATCACGGTTTGCATCACGCGCTTTGCCGTCCCGTCTTGACGGCATCTCCGACCGCCCCCCTTGCGGGAAAGGCCGGCGGCACGACCGAGCTTGAACTGGATCTTGCCGAGCTTGGACCCGTCCGGATGCGGATCAAGGACAAGCGCGGGCGGCTGGCGCTGCATGTGCTTGCCGACCATCCGGCAACGCTCGAACTCTTGCGACGTCATGCAGACGAACTGACGGGGTCTCTCAGGGAGGCCGGCTTTGCCGACACGACACTCAGTTGGGGCTCGGCCAAGGCTGGCAAAGATGCCGAACCGTCGGCGTCGCCTGCAAGTCTCGCGGACCTGTCCGGCGCCGAAACACGTGCCGCCGCGCAGGACCGCGACCTATACATTCTGCTTTGACGGGGAAACTCCATGACAACGGCAATCTCTCCCGTGGCCAGTGGCGCACCATCCGCCATGACCGCAGCACAGTCCACAAGTTCGGACTATCAGATGTTTCTGAAGATGATGACGGCGCAGATTCGCAACCAGGACCCGCTGAATCCCATGGATTCCACGGCCTATGCCACCCAACTTGCCACCTTTACCGGGGTTGAGCAGCAGGTGCGCGCGAACCAGTTGCTGGAGGGCCTTTCCACCCAGTTCAGCGTTCTTGGCATGGCGCAGCTTGCCGGATGGGTGGGGCAACAGGCGCGGGCGGACGTGCCCGTCGCATTCGATGGCAGCACGCCGATCACCATTTCACCCAATCCGGCATTGGGCGCGACCGACGCCGTGCTTGTCGTCCGAGATGAGGATGGCGCGGTCGTTTCGCGCGAAACCCTTCCCGTCTCATCGGCGCCCTATCTGTGGCTGGGCGCGGACATCGCGGGCAACCCTCTGCCGGCTGGCACCTACCGACTGGAGCTTGAAAGCTATGGCGGCGAGACGCTCCTCGCGACCTCGCCGGTGGAATCCTATGCCACGATCATCGAGGCGCAGGCCGGTCCCAACGGAATAAGGCTGCTGCTTGCCGGAGGGGAGAGTGTTGACGCCACATCTGTCACAGCCCTGCGCCGTGTTTGACCTGGCTGGCAGAAAGCTGATGTGCCTGCCGTGCCACTTCAGAGCAAGGCGCCGATCGCCACGCCGCCAGCAAGGGCCGCTGCGGCCAGAACCCAGGGCCAGACCCGGCGCCCGGCGGGCTTGGGGGCGGTCTCTTTCGGTGTGGCCTGCGCGATCAGGATCGCTTCGACCATGCGAGGCAGGCGGGGGCCGAACCGCGCCAATACGCGGGCTGTTTCCCGCAGGTCGCGCAACGTGGCCAATGGCCCCACGTTCTTTGTGATGTAGCCTTCGACGATGGGTTTTGCGACCTCCCAGATGTTGATGTGCGGGTCGAGGCGACGCGCCACGCCTTCGACCACCACCATCGTCCGTTGCAGCAGGATCAGTTCGGTGCGTGTCTGCATCCCGAACCGCTCGGTCACCTCGAACAGATAGGCCAGCAGACGGCTCATGGAAATGCGGCTGGCATCCATGCCGAAGATCGGTTCGCCCACCGCCCGCAAGGCGCGCGCGAACTCGTCGATATCGCGGTCGGCGGGCACGTAGCCCGCCTCGAAATGAACTTCGGCCACCCGGCGATAGTCCTTGCGGATGAAGCCCATCAGGATCTCGGCATAGACGCGGCGGGTGTATTCGTCGATCCGGCCCATGATGCCGAAGTCATAGGCGATGATGTCGCCGTTCGCCGCGACCTTGAGGTTGCCCTGGTGCATGTCGGCATGGAAGTAGCCGTCACGCAGGGCATGGCTGAGGAACAGCTGCAGCACCCGCGCACCCAGCACCTGCCGGTCATGCCCCGCCGCATCGAGCGCGGCGTTGTCGGCCAGAGGCAGACCCTCTGCCCAGTCCAGCGTCATCACCCGCCGTCCGGACAGATACCACAGCGGCCGTGGCACCTGGATTCCGACGTCCTTCTCTGTGTTCGCGGCGAATTCTGCCGCGGCCGAGCTTTCCAGCCGAAGATCCAGCTCGCCCATGACGACGCCCTCGAAATGTGCGATCACATCCATCGGCCGCAACCGGCGCGAAGACGGGGCGAGGGTTTCGATGACGCGAGCCGCGAAGTAGAAGGCGTCGATGTCCTTGCGGAAGGCCCGTTCGATATCGGGGCGCAGCACCTTGACCGCGACTTCGGCCCCGGTGTCGGCCAGCCTTGCGCGATGCACTTGCGCAATGGAGGCCGCTGCAACCGGTTCGGAAAACTCGCTGAAGGCCTGGTCGACACGAATGCCCAGTTCGGCTTCGATGGTCCCTTTCGCTATCGCGATGGGAAAGGGAGGCAGCTGATCCTGAAGATAGCGCAATTGTTCGGCCAGTTCGTCGCCTACGATATCGGGGCGAGTCGACAGGATCTGCCCGAACTTGATGTAGGCCGGTCCAAGCGCCGTGATCGCCCGGGTCAGCGGCGGCAGCGCGGGGTCTCCCCTCAGGCCAAGCCAGGCAAAGGGCCAGCCGAGCACCCGCGCCAGGACCCGCAGCCTTGGCGGCGCGCTGAATGCTTCCAGCACCACGCCTATGGCGCCTGCCCGCTCCAGCGTTGCCAGGGTGCGGACCAGACGGACGATGTTATGAGGGCCCCTCACCTAGATCTTCCACCCCGAATGCAGGGCCGCCACGCCCATGGTCAGGTTGCGGAACTTGACCTGCGAAAAGCCCGCCTGCCGGATCATGGTGGCAAAGCTTTCCTGATCCGGAAACTTCCGGATCGATTCGACCAGATACTGATAGCTGTCGCGATCGTTCGCCACGATCTGCCCCATGACGGGAATGACGTTGAAGCTGTAGCGGTCGTACAGCCATTGCAGCAGGTCATTCGGGATCTGGCTGAACTCCAGCACCATGAGCCGTCCGCCCGGTCGCAGGACGCGGTAGGCTTCCTTCAGCGCATCGGCGATACGGGTCACGTTCCTGATGCCGAAGCTGATGGTGTAGACGTCAAAACTGGCCGAGGGCAGCGGCAACGCCATCGCGTCCCCGACAACCCAATCCAGCCGGTCGGACATGCGGTCGGCCTCGGCGCGCTTGCGCCCTTCGACCAGCATGGACTCGGTCATGTCAAGAACAACGGCGCTGGAGCCCGGCGCCCGCCCCAGGAAACGGAAGGCCACATCCCCCGTTCCGCCCGCAACATCCAACAGGCGCTGGCCTGGACGCGGGGCGAGCCAGTCCATCATCGCGTCCTTCCAGAGCCGGTGCACGCCCCCCGACATCAGGTCGTTCATGATGTCGTAGCGGTTCGCCACCCGTGTGAAGACGCCATGGACCAGGCCGGCCTTGTCGGCCTCGGACACGGTCTGAAAGCCGAAATGCGTGGTTCCGTTCTTGGTATCGGTCATGCCCTGCGGCCTTGAAGGTTCCGGGTTCCCGCTTCCTTATAGGTCGCGGGGCGCCCGCTGCAATGCGCCCGTCTGTCCGGTGGGGGAAGATGCCCGAACTGCCCGAAGTCGAAACCGTGCGTCGGGGCCTGGAACCGGTGATGACCGGCCAGATCATCCGTCTGGCGCAGGTCAACCGTCCCGACCTGCGCTTTACCTTGCCGGACCGCATGGCGGAGCGGTTGACCGGCGCGCGCGTCGAACAGTTGCGCCGCCGGTCGAAGTACATCCTCGCCGACCTGTCCACGGGCGAGACGCTTCTCATTCACCTTGGCATGTCTGGTCGGATGCTTGTGTCCGGTGTTCAGCTTGGTGCCTTTCATCATGACCATCCCGCGCCTCAGAAACACGATCATGTCGTGTTCGACATGGAGAGGGGCGCCCGCGTGACGTTCAACGATGCACGCCGGTTCGGCGCGATGGATCTGATGCCAACCGCGGCCACAGACGCGCATCCCTTGCTGGCGAGCCTTGGCCCCGAGCCCCTGGGCAATGCGTTCGATGAGGACTACCTCTTCAACAGGCTCAAGGGCCGGGCCACCCCGATCAAGGCCGCATTGCTGGATCAGCGGGTCGTGGCAGGGCTCGGCAACATCTACGTTTGCGAAGTGCTCTACCGCGCCGGCATCGACCCCCGGCTCCTTGCCGGCCAGATCGAGGAAGCCCGGTTGCGGCAGATCGTGCCCCTGGTGCGTGAGGTACTGGCCGAAGCCATCGCGGCCGGAGGGTCATCGCTGCGCGATTACCGGCAGGCGGATGGCGAACTCGGCTATTTCCAGCACGCCTTTCGGGTCTACGACCGCGAAGGACAGCCCTGCTCAGCGCCGGGCTGTGCGGGCACCATCGCCCGTGTCGTGCAGTCGGGCCGGTCCAGCTACTTCTGCCCCGGGTGCCAGAGGTGACTTGCCAAGACCCGGCGGCCTGCTAGGAGTCCGTCTGCCGAAAAGCGAAGGGAACCGCCGATGGCCTACGAGACGATCATCGTCGAGATCGAGGATTACACCGCACTCATCCGGCTCAACCGGCCCGAGGCGATGAATGCTCTGAACTCGCAACTCATGCGGGAACTGGCCGAGGCGATGCGTCTTGCGGATGCAAACGATCAGGTACGGTGCATCGTGGTGACCGGCTCGGAAAAGGCGTTCGCTGCCGGAGCGGATGTCAAGGAAATGGCGTCCAAGACCTATTCCGAGGTGTTCTTCGACAACCTGTTCGGCCCCGAGGCCGAGGCCATCGCGTCGATCCGCAAGCCTGTTGTCGCGGCCGTTTCCGGCTATTGCCTGGGCGGTGGGTGCGAGCTGGCGATGATGTGCGATTTCATTGTTGCTGCCGACACGGCGAAGTTCGGGCAGCCCGAAATCAACCTGGGCATCGTCGCCGGCATGGGGGGCACGCAGCGCCTGACGCGGGCGATCGGCAAATCCAAAGCCATGGACATGAACCTGACGGGGCGCTTCATGGAGGCGGCAGAGGCCGAACGCGCGGGCCTTGTAAGCCGCGTGGTGCCGGCCAAGTCGCTGATCGAAGAGGTCAAGAAGATCGCGGCGCGTATCGCGGAGAAGTCCTCGATCACCGCGATGATGGTGAAGGAGGCGGTCAACCGTTCTCAGGAGACCGTCCTGTCGGAGGGCCTCTTGTTCGAGCGTCGGATGTTCCATTCGGCCTTCGCGACCGAGGACCAGAAGGAGGGCATGGCCGCCTTCCTTGAAAAGCGCCAGCCGCAGTTTCGCGACCGCTGACGCTTCGGTCTTTCCTTTCCTCGGATTATGGCCTATAGG from Neotabrizicola shimadae includes:
- the mutM gene encoding bifunctional DNA-formamidopyrimidine glycosylase/DNA-(apurinic or apyrimidinic site) lyase, whose translation is MPELPEVETVRRGLEPVMTGQIIRLAQVNRPDLRFTLPDRMAERLTGARVEQLRRRSKYILADLSTGETLLIHLGMSGRMLVSGVQLGAFHHDHPAPQKHDHVVFDMERGARVTFNDARRFGAMDLMPTAATDAHPLLASLGPEPLGNAFDEDYLFNRLKGRATPIKAALLDQRVVAGLGNIYVCEVLYRAGIDPRLLAGQIEEARLRQIVPLVREVLAEAIAAGGSSLRDYRQADGELGYFQHAFRVYDREGQPCSAPGCAGTIARVVQSGRSSYFCPGCQR
- the ubiB gene encoding 2-polyprenylphenol 6-hydroxylase, with the translated sequence MRGPHNIVRLVRTLATLERAGAIGVVLEAFSAPPRLRVLARVLGWPFAWLGLRGDPALPPLTRAITALGPAYIKFGQILSTRPDIVGDELAEQLRYLQDQLPPFPIAIAKGTIEAELGIRVDQAFSEFSEPVAAASIAQVHRARLADTGAEVAVKVLRPDIERAFRKDIDAFYFAARVIETLAPSSRRLRPMDVIAHFEGVVMGELDLRLESSAAAEFAANTEKDVGIQVPRPLWYLSGRRVMTLDWAEGLPLADNAALDAAGHDRQVLGARVLQLFLSHALRDGYFHADMHQGNLKVAANGDIIAYDFGIMGRIDEYTRRVYAEILMGFIRKDYRRVAEVHFEAGYVPADRDIDEFARALRAVGEPIFGMDASRISMSRLLAYLFEVTERFGMQTRTELILLQRTMVVVEGVARRLDPHINIWEVAKPIVEGYITKNVGPLATLRDLRETARVLARFGPRLPRMVEAILIAQATPKETAPKPAGRRVWPWVLAAAALAGGVAIGALL
- the fliK gene encoding flagellar hook-length control protein FliK; this encodes MSDPGSPPPDPRASGPALVLSLRWVPDPVPPPPPTSLAQATQSQADHGLHHALCRPVLTASPTAPLAGKAGGTTELELDLAELGPVRMRIKDKRGRLALHVLADHPATLELLRRHADELTGSLREAGFADTTLSWGSAKAGKDAEPSASPASLADLSGAETRAAAQDRDLYILL
- the ubiE gene encoding bifunctional demethylmenaquinone methyltransferase/2-methoxy-6-polyprenyl-1,4-benzoquinol methylase UbiE produces the protein MTDTKNGTTHFGFQTVSEADKAGLVHGVFTRVANRYDIMNDLMSGGVHRLWKDAMMDWLAPRPGQRLLDVAGGTGDVAFRFLGRAPGSSAVVLDMTESMLVEGRKRAEADRMSDRLDWVVGDAMALPLPSASFDVYTISFGIRNVTRIADALKEAYRVLRPGGRLMVLEFSQIPNDLLQWLYDRYSFNVIPVMGQIVANDRDSYQYLVESIRKFPDQESFATMIRQAGFSQVKFRNLTMGVAALHSGWKI
- a CDS encoding enoyl-CoA hydratase translates to MAYETIIVEIEDYTALIRLNRPEAMNALNSQLMRELAEAMRLADANDQVRCIVVTGSEKAFAAGADVKEMASKTYSEVFFDNLFGPEAEAIASIRKPVVAAVSGYCLGGGCELAMMCDFIVAADTAKFGQPEINLGIVAGMGGTQRLTRAIGKSKAMDMNLTGRFMEAAEAERAGLVSRVVPAKSLIEEVKKIAARIAEKSSITAMMVKEAVNRSQETVLSEGLLFERRMFHSAFATEDQKEGMAAFLEKRQPQFRDR
- a CDS encoding flagellar hook capping FlgD N-terminal domain-containing protein, which gives rise to MTTAISPVASGAPSAMTAAQSTSSDYQMFLKMMTAQIRNQDPLNPMDSTAYATQLATFTGVEQQVRANQLLEGLSTQFSVLGMAQLAGWVGQQARADVPVAFDGSTPITISPNPALGATDAVLVVRDEDGAVVSRETLPVSSAPYLWLGADIAGNPLPAGTYRLELESYGGETLLATSPVESYATIIEAQAGPNGIRLLLAGGESVDATSVTALRRV